Within the Mycetohabitans rhizoxinica HKI 454 genome, the region CGTGGACCAGTACCGTGTGATCGTGCTTCAGCATGCGGGGCCAGCTAGGGCGCCGGGGGTGCCCGAGTGGGGGCAGTTGCCGTCAAGTTGATCCAGATCCGAAGCTTCACTGACGCGGCTCGACCGAGCTGGCACGCGGATCGCTTAAGCGCCCGGGATATATTTTTCAGAACATGAGATGGCTCAACTCATCCAAGAATTCAAGCAATTCGCGATCAAAGGCAACGTGATGGACCTGGCCGTTGGTGTGATCATCGGCGGCGCATTTTCGACGATTGTCAATTCGGTGGTTAAGGACTTGATTATGCCAGTCATCGGTGCCGTCACGGGCGGGCTGGACTTTTCAAACAAGTTCATCCGTATTGGACACGTTCCTGCCACGTTCATGGGTAATCCCGGCTCGTACAAAGACCTGCAGGCAGCAGGCGTCGCGGTGTTTGGCTACGGGGCGTTCATTACAGTGGTAGTGAATTTTTTGATCCTGGCGGTGATCGTCTTCTTGCTTGTCAAGGCAGTGAACGAGTTGCGCAGGCTGGACGCGCATAAGGCTGAGGAGACGCCAGCCGCCTCTGCACCGCCGTCCGAGGATATCCTACTGCTGCGCGAGATCCGTGATGCTTTGAAGCGCAGCGACGACGGCGTCGAACGCACGTAGGGCGCTTGACGCCGCTGGCCTGGCTTAGCAATGGGCAGCCCGTTACTACCGCTAACGGCGCGGCAACCGAAATCGGCACGAAAACTGCTCACTTCCCGCTACCGGCATTGGGCACCGTCCGCAGCCGTCGTCTAACTCGAGGTGGGGAAGCCAATGAGGCAATCGATCTCCGAGCCGTCGCCGGTCGATGAGAAGCGGGGCTCATGCATGCGCCGTCTCGGCTCAGGCTTGGTCACCGGCGCCGCTGATGATGATCCGAGTGGAATTGGAACATACTCGCAGGCAGGTCCCCGTGCAGTCGTCCGCGCGGGCGCGGCTGGAGCTAGGTGGCGCACGGCTCCGCACGCGCCGAGATTAAATGACGCGCGCATTCCTCAACCGGGCGATTTCTTCCGAATCTAGCCCGCAGACCGACGACAGAACTGATTTGGTGTGCTGACCAAGTGTCGGTGGTGCGCCGCGGTAGTGGATCGGGGAACCTGACATCTTGATCGGATTGGCCACCGTGGGCACGGTACCGGCCAATGGATGCGCAAGGTCGGCACGCATGCCGCGGTGCACCACCTGCGGATTCGTGAAGGTCTGCGCGATATTATTGATCGGCCCGCAGGGCACACCGGCGCTGGTTAGTGGCCCAATCCATTGCTCGATTGTACGCGTGTTCAATACCTGTTGGATTATCGGGATGAGCGTGTCGCGATGGGTAACCCGTGCAGCATTAGTGGCAAAACGCGGATCCGTTGCCCACGACGCGCAATGGACGACTTCGCAGAATTTGCGGAACTGGCCGTCGTTGCCTATCGTCAGCACCATTTGCCCGTCCTTCGCGGCGAATACCTGGTAGGGCACGATATTCGCATGCGCGTTGTTTCCGGTCGCTGGTGGGCACCAATAACGGGATCGGCTCGCAGGGCTTAATCCTAGATGGTTCGCCGGAGCAGAAGGCCCGCTACTTGCCTAGGCTGGCGTCCGGAGAACTTGATCGCATCGTTTGCATTGACCGAGCCAGGTGCCGGGTCGGACGCGGCATCGTTGCGCACGCGCGCCGAGCGCGACGACGAGTACGTGATCAACGGAACCAAGCGCTTCATCACAAACGCGCCTGAGGCGGGGATCTATACCGTCATGGCCCGTACTCAGCCGGATATTGCCGGTGCAGACGGTATCTCTGCCATCCTGGTGGAGCGCGGTACGCCCGGCCTGTCGCTCGGCAAACCGGACAAGAAGATGGGCCAGCGCGGCGCGCATACATGCGACGTGATTTTCGAAAACTGCCGTGTGCCCGTGTAGAACGTCATCGGTAGCGTCGAAGGCCGTGGGTTCAAGACCGCGATGAAAGTGCTGGACAAGGGACGGCTGCATATCGCCGCCATTTGTGTCGGGGCGGCGCAGCGGATGCTCGACGACGCGCTACGCTACGCGATGCAGCGCGAGCAGTTCGGCCAGCCCATTGCCGAGTTCCAGTTGATACAGGCGATGCTCGCCGACAGCCAGGCCGAGATCTATGCAGCGCGCTCAATGGTGCTCGATACCGCGCGGCGCCGGGACAATAACGAAGACGTATCGATGGAGGCATCGTGCTGCAAGCTCTTTGCTTCGGAAATGTGCGGCCGCGTGGCGGATCGTGCCGTCCAGATCCATGGTGGCGCCGGATATGTGTCCGAGTATGCAATCGAGCGTTTCTGCCGGGACGTCCGTCTGTTCCGTAATTTGGCGTTGCGCAGTGCTGGCATGATTTGCTCAGCGGGCCGTTCGAAATCCGTTAGCAATATCGCGGCCAGGCACACGCGCGCATTCCGCCAAGCGGGTTCGCCGACAGGATGGCACGCGCAGCGCCGGTCAGGTTGACGTTGCCGATCTTGCTCCAGAGATTGCCAGGCGTGTGGGGAGCACGAGCGAGTCGAGCGGTAGCACGGAGGCGAATTGGGCCAAGTTCACAGGTCGAGCATTTTGAAGGCGAAGTGAAGCGGAAGTAGTCGGTTGACGGCTGTGGCACAACATAGTGGTAACGGAGGAAGTTAGGAATGCGTGATGTAATGCAAGCGCTTTGTACATGAATGCCTGATGGGCTAAGCGGGGCATTAGCTCGCAGTGGCGCACAATAGGCTATCTATGTGGCTTACGCCAGTCAAGGGCGTCATCGGGCGAGCGCGGGCACGGCATCCGGTGAGATTGTGACGCCCCCGTGTGGCGAGCGGTCGGACTCAACGCTGCTGCTGGATTATCGTGGCGTAGAGCAATGGCGATTTGATGATGGTCGAGTCGATTGAGCCGCTTCATATCATGCAATCGAGTGGGTGGCGCTTGTCACGCAGCCATGTTCTTCTGCGAGGCGGCACAGCCTCTGCAGGTCAACGCCTGAGGTTGCCCACGGCAATTTGTCGCATTGAATAAAGGGAATTCGCTTGAATGCTGTCCGTCTAGTGCTTTATAGTTGTTGCTACCTTAAGTGTCGAAGCAGCATATGGCAGTTGAGCACGACGCTCGAGCGCGTTGTGAGTAGCAGTCAAACGATGAGGTGATCTGTCAGAGAACGGGTGCATCGCAGTAACCGTTTTTGCTGAATAAAGACGACGTCTGGAGGGAAGAAAGTGAAGAAGTACCCCAGCTTAAACACTATGACCTCGCGCCTGCGCGACACGTCTACTTTCTCTTTTATTCTGTTCCCAAATTTTGTCCGCTTGATGTACGGCGACACGGCTTCGCTTTAAGCGCGTTGTGCGTCATAGTGACGTGTTGCGGACAAGGCTGACATTGTTGATCCTTGCCGTTTAAGGCAATCTATGCCCCATATACCACCCTCTATGGGGCCGCTGGGGGATAGTACCGTCCTATCCAATAGTCGCTATCAATTGACTATAGGATGGTAAGTAATGGGTATGGATTTCACTACGCTGGCTGCATCGATTTTGTAACGGTTCACGACACCGAGATCGTTTGAGGTGTAGCATCCAGATTAGACCGAATAGCGCTGTTCCGATGCACGTACCCACCTTTTAAAATATTTGTTTAGTATAGCTAAAATTATGCCAGACTTATTCACCTCTCAGTCGGGTAACGCAGATCAGCATCTGCTTGACGCGGGCTATCGTAATGTGTTTGATATCGCGTTGACCAGTCGAGCTGCTTTCATTGAATCCGTGCCAGCGCTGACCGCCAAAGATGCCCGTGCGGTGTACCATCAGGCACGTCAGCGTGCGACCAATTTGAAGGCTCTTTATCGTGCCTGGCAACTGCACCAGGAGCCAGTGATACAAAGGCTCACGAAGCTCAATACCCGGCCTGACGCCCCCCTCTTGAAAGATGCGCTGGTCCGCAATATTGGCGGTGATGGCGATTTTACCGATCTGATGGAGCGAGCCAGCGCGTATGCGGATGCTACCTCCATTCAATCGCTGTTTTCCCCTGGCCGTTACGCTGCCGCGCTGTACCGAGTGGCAAGCGCGTTGCACGATGCGGACTCTAATTTGCACATTGATCAGCGTCGGCCGGATTTGAAAAATTTGGTGTTGAGCGAAGCCACGATGCAACAAGAGGTCACGTCGCTTGATATCTTGTTGCAGGTGCTGCAGTCAGGCAGTGAGGGTATCAGCGCATTGTCTGATCGATATTTTCCAATGACGCTGCCTTATGACGATAACTTAACACAAATCAATGTCGCATTGTCCGCTCAGGCACGGACTTTGAATGGCCTTTGGGACACCCTGACGGACAGCACCGCCAAGGCCGTGTCGCAGCAAGCCCTTGCGCTAGGTGCCGCCCGTCGCGCCGAGAATGTGCGGGCAGACAGTGTTTACTTGACAGGCAATGTGTTTTATCTGCAAGCGCTAGATGGCGACACAGAGCCTATGGTCTATTTATCGCACTACACAAACGGTAATGGGGTCGTTGGCGCCCAACTGGTCGCGGGCAATGCCGATAATGCGGCAGCCGCCATTGTGGCGCCGCTCGTGTTGACCTGGTCAGTTGCGCAACACTGTTATTACCTGGGTGTGCCGGACGGAACGCAGATGGCAGGTAATGCCGCTAACGTGTTGAATGGTTGCTTCCTGAGGGGTAATCACAACACGAATCCGGACAAGGATGGCGATTTTGCGCAGATGGCGAGCCGATCCGGCGGCACGAAACCCATGTCTAGTTTTCATTTGCCGATCACGTTGATACCCGGCAAACAAAAGAATCAATACTATCTAAAAACCGATAAAGGATATGTCGGTGTGGACAATTCCGGTCAGTCCAATTGGAAAGCGGCACTGATCGTGACGGCGCCGCGGGATAAGGCGCTGCTGGTGATGATGTGCCAAGACGATGCTGGCAATCCGATTGAAGACGGCTCAACGCCGTTTCCCGAGGTCGTGTTTGAGCAGCCGTCGCCGCCGGCGCGTGAGACCTTGTCGATGACGCCGGTGAGCTATCAGCTCATGACCAACACCGACTTGAGCGAAACCGATATCGCTGATCACTACGGTATGGAAGGAGCCGGCCTACGCAGTGCAGGGGCGCTAGCGACGACGCTGAATCCGATCTCGACCTTCTGTGAAAAAACCCGCCTGAACTTTAATCAGCTGCTGGAGTTGACTGCTCAGCAGTCTTACCTGGATAACGGCAAAGAAAGCCGCGCGTATAGCCGCTTTTTGCATTTTGGCGAACAAGAGCCTACACGAGTCAATGTGTACGGTGCGGCCTATCTAAATGGCACGCTGGGCGACACAGAGACGGACCAGTCGCGTTATCTGTGGGTACAAAAAGACGGCAAAAACCTTAACCTGATGGATGACACGGTAGTTGAGTTGGCGGGCCGTGCGGAAAAGCTGGTGCGCCTGTCCCACTTAACCGGTCTATCGTTTGAGGCATTGGACTGGGTGATAGTCAACGCCAGCCGCTGCGTGCCGGAGCACCACAATAAGCCGGTGCTGGACAAACCCGTACTGGAAGCTTTGGCGGAGTATGTGCGGCTCAAACAGCGCTACGGTTTGGATGTCAATACATTTGTGACCTTCATCGACGCCGCGAACACGTATGCGCCGGATCAAGTGTCAAGCTTCTACGCGTCCACGTTCCGTCCGGCAGACGGCGGCGACGCGATTGCGTTGGGCACGGCAGTGAACTATAAGCAGAATCAGCAGGACGAACTGTCTACGATCTGTTGCAAGGCGTTAGGCGTGACCAGCGACGAGTTCGCGCGGATTGGCGGTTGGTGCTTTGGGCGCGCAGGAAAATTTACGCTGGATGAACACACCGCGGGTCAGTTGTATCGCTTTGGCGCGATACCGCGTCTGTTGGGGCTCACGTTTGCACAGGCCGAAGTGTTGTGGCGCTTGATGGGCGGTGGGCAGGACACGTTGTTGGAACAGCTAGGGCAGCCGCAGTCGCTGGCCCCCTTGGCGATTCTGAGCCGCACGGAAAAGATCCTGGACTGGATGGCTTCAGTGGGACTGAACCTGCTCCAGTTGCAGGGGATGGTGAGTACCGTTTGGAGTGGCACAGCTACCGCGGAAATGTTTAACTTCCTGAAAAATGTTTGCGATAGCGTCAATCCTTCGAGCACCGCTGCCACTCGGCAGGATGCGCTGGATGAAGCGCTGCAGCAAAAGGTGCTGCGGGCGTTGGCTGCGGGCTTCAATCTGAAAAGCAATGTGATGGGCGGTGTGACCACGTGGCTTGAGAAGCTGACCGCCCAGACCGACTCCGCCTTTACGCTCGCTCACTATTGGTATGCCATTCAAACACGGTTCAGTCAGGCCAACGTCAATTTGGACGATTTGCAGAAGGATACCGGCCTTGTGCTGACGACGCAGCGTCTGAGTCAGCTAGTGCTGATTGCGCAATGGCTAACGTTGACTGAGCAAGATCTGCAGCTGCTCACGGCGTATCCGGCGCGCCTGATCGGCGCAGCCGTCACTGTTCCCACGCCGGACATGGCAGTGCTATTGACGCTATCACGCTTTAAGCAGTGGCAAACGCAGGTCGTGGTCTCGCGCGACGAGGCGATGCGCTGTTTTGATCAGCTCAATGCCAAGGAAATGACGCTTGGCAAGGCTGCCGAGTTGATCGCGGCACTGCATCAACTAGATGCCAATACTGTCGCGCAAATGAGCGTCTCATTATTGGGCGAGGACACATGGCCGAAAAGTTTTGATGTGCTGTGGCAGCTGCTTACATGGCTGCGCGTGGGGCAAGCGCTGAACGTGGGGACGACCACGTTGGAACAACTTCAGACGATGATGCAGGCTGATCCGTCTGCTGAAGACCGCACCCTCTTAGCGTCGGTGGCTAGGAATCTAAGTGCAGGAATCAGCGCTCGTCGATAAACGAAATTAAAGGAACTACCTCATGTCAGCCTCGCTATTTTCCCAAACCTTGAAAGAAGCCCGCCGCGACGCGCTGGTAGATCGCTATATTGCGACGCAGGTGCCGGCGGATTTGAAGGATCGTATCCACAACGCCAATGATCTGTATGAGTATTTGCTGCTCGACACCCAGATCAGCGATCGAGTGAGCACGTCACCGCTGGCGGAAGCGATCAGCAGCTTACAATTGTTTATCCATCGGGCGATCGAAGGCTATGACGGTGCGTTGGCGGAGGACGCAAAGTCGTACTTTGCACAGGAGCATTTTTTGTACAACTGGGACGCTTTTAACCGGCGCTATAGCACATGGGCCGGTAAGGAACGGCTCAAATTCTATGCAGGCAACTATATTGACCCAACCTTACGATTGAACAAGACCCAGCTATTCCAAACACTGGAGCAAGGGATTTCGCAAGGAAAATTAAGTGACGCGCTGGTTCAGTCAAAAATAAGTGAGTATTTAGCTGAATACAACACGCTTTCGAATCTTGAATATATCCATGCGGCCAAAGGCGGGGATGAGAAAACGGTATTTTTTGCTGCAAGAACTCAGAACCAGCCTTACAAATTTTATTGGAGAAAGCTGACGCTAGCCGCTAGGGAGGATGAGCGGGGGCCAATCCCAATCCAGTGGACCGAGTGGCGAGAAATAGCCGCTGGAATTGCTGATCCGTACAAGGGTTTGGTCAAGCTCTTTTGGGATAAAAGTAGATTAAATGTTTGCTGGTATAACAAAATAGATAAAGGTGATGAAGGGTTTAGTTGCGCTAAAAATATTTGGTGCATGGATAATAATTTTAGTTGGGCTTCAAAGGAAAAAAGATTTGCATATTGTTTTGAGGAAATTGAGAGAAAAGGCGTAACAGGTACCGTTGAGGATCAACATATCAAAACACAATATAGTTCTGATGCAGAATTTATATTTTGCAAAGATTATTTTGTTTTGAAAAATGCAGACTCTGGTGTCCAGCCCGGTTTTGGGGTTACCCTGGGTGATGAATCTGGAAATATTATTAAAACATTGAGCGATTTGGGGGATTATATATTTTATAATAATGATTTTTATCCAAAAAAGATTTTAAAAATTAGTCACGGAAAAGGTGATTCCGGATCTAATTATTTGATATTTTCCTGCAATGGAAGTTTTAGTGATTTCGGTAAAATTGAAAAGTTAAAAGATTTTATAAATTATGATAGTTATGGAGAATTTACTACTTCTGGAAATTTTAAGCTATCAAGTGATGGTGAAGAAATTTCGCTGAGTTTGACAAATAATGTTGACCTGCCTAAACTTTTTGATGATCGGCATGATGCGCTGTTTAATTACAGCGTGCAAAAGGATTTAGGCGGTCTAACCGCGTTCAGCGGCCCTTACGGAATGTACTTGTGGGAAATTTTCTTTCATATCCCGTTCCTGGTAGCTGTGCGGATGCAGACCGAACAACGGTATGACGAGGCGAATACCTGGTTTAAGCGGATTTTCAACAGCAGCGGCTACCGCGATGACGATGGCAATCTGCTTTACGATGACAACAGCAATCCACGCTATTGGAATGTGCTGCCGCTGCAGCTTGACACTGCCTGGGACACGAGCCAACCGGCGACCACCGATCCAGACGTCATCGCAGTGGCCGACCCAATGCACTATAAGCTGGCGATCTTTTTGCATGTGCTGGACTTGTTGATTGCACGCGGCGATCACG harbors:
- the mscL gene encoding large conductance mechanosensitive channel protein MscL, with product MAQLIQEFKQFAIKGNVMDLAVGVIIGGAFSTIVNSVVKDLIMPVIGAVTGGLDFSNKFIRIGHVPATFMGNPGSYKDLQAAGVAVFGYGAFITVVVNFLILAVIVFLLVKAVNELRRLDAHKAEETPAASAPPSEDILLLREIRDALKRSDDGVERT
- a CDS encoding CoA transferase, yielding MPYQVFAAKDGQMVLTIGNDGQFRKFCEVVHCASWATDPRFATNAARVTHRDTLIPIIQQVLNTRTIEQWIGPLTSAGVPCGPINNIAQTFTNPQVVHRGMRADLAHPLAGTVPTVANPIKMSGSPIHYRGAPPTLGQHTKSVLSSVCGLDSEEIARLRNARVI
- a CDS encoding Tc toxin subunit A yields the protein MPDLFTSQSGNADQHLLDAGYRNVFDIALTSRAAFIESVPALTAKDARAVYHQARQRATNLKALYRAWQLHQEPVIQRLTKLNTRPDAPLLKDALVRNIGGDGDFTDLMERASAYADATSIQSLFSPGRYAAALYRVASALHDADSNLHIDQRRPDLKNLVLSEATMQQEVTSLDILLQVLQSGSEGISALSDRYFPMTLPYDDNLTQINVALSAQARTLNGLWDTLTDSTAKAVSQQALALGAARRAENVRADSVYLTGNVFYLQALDGDTEPMVYLSHYTNGNGVVGAQLVAGNADNAAAAIVAPLVLTWSVAQHCYYLGVPDGTQMAGNAANVLNGCFLRGNHNTNPDKDGDFAQMASRSGGTKPMSSFHLPITLIPGKQKNQYYLKTDKGYVGVDNSGQSNWKAALIVTAPRDKALLVMMCQDDAGNPIEDGSTPFPEVVFEQPSPPARETLSMTPVSYQLMTNTDLSETDIADHYGMEGAGLRSAGALATTLNPISTFCEKTRLNFNQLLELTAQQSYLDNGKESRAYSRFLHFGEQEPTRVNVYGAAYLNGTLGDTETDQSRYLWVQKDGKNLNLMDDTVVELAGRAEKLVRLSHLTGLSFEALDWVIVNASRCVPEHHNKPVLDKPVLEALAEYVRLKQRYGLDVNTFVTFIDAANTYAPDQVSSFYASTFRPADGGDAIALGTAVNYKQNQQDELSTICCKALGVTSDEFARIGGWCFGRAGKFTLDEHTAGQLYRFGAIPRLLGLTFAQAEVLWRLMGGGQDTLLEQLGQPQSLAPLAILSRTEKILDWMASVGLNLLQLQGMVSTVWSGTATAEMFNFLKNVCDSVNPSSTAATRQDALDEALQQKVLRALAAGFNLKSNVMGGVTTWLEKLTAQTDSAFTLAHYWYAIQTRFSQANVNLDDLQKDTGLVLTTQRLSQLVLIAQWLTLTEQDLQLLTAYPARLIGAAVTVPTPDMAVLLTLSRFKQWQTQVVVSRDEAMRCFDQLNAKEMTLGKAAELIAALHQLDANTVAQMSVSLLGEDTWPKSFDVLWQLLTWLRVGQALNVGTTTLEQLQTMMQADPSAEDRTLLASVARNLSAGISARR